Proteins from one Bacteroides zhangwenhongii genomic window:
- a CDS encoding endonuclease/exonuclease/phosphatase family protein has product MNFRICISLFLVCCLLSPVMAQRDKNKQKEVTVKAMTYNTYSGRKQGIDKIAEVIKQEDPDIVSLQEIERNTEINPWNTPERLSVLTGMKYYYFAHALDIPTGGDYGNVILSKFPISEEKSFKLSVLKENDYVRSFGYVKVMKEGKEFYFATTHLDHKYEDAARLKQIDEILACMEQLDKPIILGGDLNSRRGSVTMTAFQKYFTVNCLSDAAPWTVPVPSPTYTCDWLIYAPNEAFTVKAYNVCYWADKESDHYPVVATYLIK; this is encoded by the coding sequence ATGAATTTCAGAATATGCATTTCGTTATTTCTGGTATGCTGTCTGTTGTCCCCTGTGATGGCGCAGAGAGACAAAAATAAGCAGAAAGAAGTTACAGTAAAAGCGATGACTTACAATACTTACAGTGGGCGCAAACAAGGTATTGATAAAATAGCCGAGGTTATAAAACAGGAAGATCCGGACATTGTTTCACTTCAGGAAATAGAAAGAAATACAGAGATTAATCCCTGGAATACTCCTGAAAGATTATCGGTACTGACAGGCATGAAGTATTATTATTTTGCCCATGCACTTGATATTCCTACCGGAGGAGACTATGGAAATGTAATTCTTTCCAAGTTTCCGATTTCGGAAGAGAAAAGCTTTAAATTGAGTGTATTGAAGGAAAACGACTACGTTCGTTCGTTTGGTTATGTAAAAGTGATGAAAGAGGGCAAAGAATTTTATTTTGCTACGACACATCTGGACCATAAGTACGAAGATGCTGCCCGTCTGAAACAGATTGATGAGATTCTTGCTTGTATGGAACAACTGGACAAACCAATCATCCTCGGTGGGGATTTGAACTCCCGTCGTGGTTCTGTTACCATGACTGCTTTTCAGAAGTATTTCACAGTAAACTGTTTGAGCGACGCTGCTCCGTGGACAGTGCCCGTTCCAAGTCCGACTTATACCTGCGACTGGCTGATTTATGCTCCGAATGAAGCCTTTACAGTAAAGGCGTACAATGTTTGTTATTGGGCAGATAAAGAATCGGATCATTATCCGGTAGTGGCTACCTATCTTATCAAATAA
- a CDS encoding HU family DNA-binding protein, producing the protein MGLQYAVKERVFNFDETKTKKYVAAPVSDGVIDFSKLCKNVSLICGTHRGQVKLVLDGLLDSLEGYMDEGKTVKLGEFGTLRPTFNAKSGIEAKDVDSSNIIVRKIVFTPGSQLKTMLNKMSISKYVPLDVVATNGGNGGSDSGDGGNSDGNHGEAPDPAA; encoded by the coding sequence ATGGGATTACAGTATGCAGTAAAAGAAAGAGTCTTTAATTTCGATGAAACCAAAACTAAGAAGTATGTCGCTGCTCCGGTGAGCGATGGAGTAATTGATTTCTCGAAATTGTGTAAAAATGTATCATTGATTTGTGGCACTCATCGTGGTCAGGTCAAATTAGTCTTAGACGGTCTGCTTGATTCATTGGAAGGATATATGGATGAGGGAAAAACGGTGAAGCTAGGTGAGTTCGGTACACTTCGTCCTACGTTTAACGCTAAAAGTGGTATAGAAGCCAAGGATGTCGATAGTAGTAATATTATAGTGAGAAAAATAGTTTTTACCCCGGGAAGTCAGTTAAAAACGATGTTGAATAAGATGAGTATCTCAAAATATGTACCATTGGACGTTGTGGCAACAAATGGAGGTAATGGTGGCTCTGATTCTGGCGATGGCGGAAATTCGGACGGTAATCACGGAGAAGCTCCCGATCCGGCAGCTTAA
- a CDS encoding FadR/GntR family transcriptional regulator — MKDEVNSQPVKLVIEHIKKQIAERRILPGERLPSERKLSELLQVSRSHVREALQKMELYGIVKIYPQSGTVVSEFSKDQLDTMITDALKISKYDFSSLVYVRVLLEIEVCKLCAINRTEEDLENIEKTLVELEEKFDTELRVEKDFAFHQAIAQGGHNPVISSLLLIITPDILKYYQKYKVCAVPQKTVHAEHREMLQKIKNKDKDGMKELVLRHLSNLIDFAKLSTKGEIPEFEYGHI; from the coding sequence ATGAAAGACGAAGTAAATTCGCAACCAGTTAAGCTTGTCATTGAACACATAAAAAAACAAATCGCAGAGCGCCGGATTCTGCCTGGTGAACGTCTACCGTCTGAACGGAAATTATCTGAACTTCTGCAGGTCAGCCGCTCGCATGTTCGTGAAGCTTTACAAAAGATGGAGTTATATGGAATTGTAAAAATATATCCTCAGAGCGGAACAGTAGTTTCCGAGTTCTCCAAAGATCAATTGGATACCATGATTACCGATGCTTTGAAAATAAGCAAATATGACTTTTCCAGTTTGGTATATGTACGTGTTCTGTTGGAGATCGAAGTTTGCAAATTGTGTGCAATTAACCGTACAGAAGAAGATTTGGAGAATATCGAAAAAACACTTGTCGAATTGGAGGAAAAGTTTGACACAGAGCTACGCGTTGAGAAAGATTTTGCATTTCATCAAGCAATTGCACAAGGTGGACACAACCCGGTAATTAGTTCACTCTTGCTTATCATTACTCCTGATATATTAAAATATTATCAAAAATATAAAGTCTGCGCCGTTCCTCAAAAAACAGTCCATGCAGAACACAGAGAGATGTTACAAAAGATAAAAAATAAAGATAAGGATGGAATGAAAGAGCTGGTACTCCGCCACTTGTCCAACCTGATTGATTTTGCCAAATTATCGACCAAAGGAGAGATTCCGGAGTTCGAATACGGGCATATCTAA